From Vanacampus margaritifer isolate UIUO_Vmar chromosome 8, RoL_Vmar_1.0, whole genome shotgun sequence, a single genomic window includes:
- the LOC144056827 gene encoding uncharacterized protein LOC144056827 → MFFFVCVFSALFLCSLSTLCVDVCASLSQLSLRHRYSQAFVTATAKPSSQPQPILRHSHSHSKAFVTATAKPSSQPRPSLQHRHSQTFVIATVKPLSQPQSGLRHSQAFVTVTATAKPSSPPQPQPSLRHSQAFATATPSSPPQPQPSLRHSHSQAYVIATVKPSSQPQSSLRHSHSQAFVTATATATATVKPSSQPQPSLCHSHSQAYIIATVKPSSQPQSSLRHSHSQAFVTATATATAKPSSQPQPSLCHSHSQAYVIATVKPSSQPQSSLRHSHSHSQAFVTATATAKPSSQPQSSLCHSHSQAFVTATVKPSSQPQQSLRHRHS, encoded by the coding sequence atgttcttttttgtctgtgtgttcagtgctttgtttttgtgttccttgtctACGTTATGTGTGGATGTTTGTGCGTCTTTGTCACAGCTAAGCCTTCGTCACAGATACAGCCAAGCCTTCGTCACCGCCACAGCTaagccttcgtcacagccacagccaatccttcgtcacagccacagccacagcAAAGCCTTCGTCACCGCCACAGCTaagccttcgtcacagccacgGCCAAGCCTTCAGCACCGCCACAGCCAAACCTTCGTTATAGCCACAGTCaagcctttgtcacagccaCAGTCAggccttcgtcacagccaagccttCGTCAccgtcacagccacagccaagccttcgtcaccgccacagccacagccaagcctCCGCCACAGCCAAGCCTTCGCCACAGCCACGCCTTCGTCACcgccacagccacagccaagccttcgtcacagccacagccaagcctATGTCATAGCCACAGTTaagccttcgtcacagccacagtcaagccttcgtcacagccacagccaagcctTTGTCACCgccacagccacagccacagccacagtcaagccttcgtcacagccacagccaagcctATGTCATAGCCACAGCCAAGCCTATATCATAGCTACAGTCaagccttcgtcacagccacagtcaagccttcgtcacagccacagccaagccttcgtcaccgccacagccacagccacagccaagccttcgtcacagccacagccaagcctATGTCATAGCCACAGCCAAGCCTATGTCATAGCCACAGTCaagccttcgtcacagccacagtcaagccttcgtcacagccacagccataGCCAAGCCTTCGTCACcgccacagccacagccaagccttcgtcacagccacagTCAAGCCTATGTCATAGCCACAGTCaagccttcgtcacagccacagtcaagccttcgtcacagccacagcAAAGCCTTCGTCACCGCCACAGCTaa